One genomic region from SAR92 clade bacterium H455 encodes:
- a CDS encoding permease — protein sequence MSDCCPSDKPAAKPRPDYLFWCSGITVVIGYLLFWLMADRVDMPEWLSIMSEGIFELVNKMWLGLVAAVVFVGLLERIPRELVMSALGEGGSTKGIFRATLAGVVLDLCSHGILMVGAKLYERGASIGQLMAFLIASPWNSLSLTIIMVSLIGWQWTLMFIALSMLIGMATGILFDGLVAGGKLPPNPHKLETCASDQQSLCSGIIGLIKTAEYSPRALGSLLIDGIRDSRMVFRWLLFGIVLAVLIRATVPLDFYQNYFGPTVAGLMLTLLAATIIEVCSEGSTPIAADLLTRAAAPGNGFTFLMAGVATDYTEIMVLKDVTKSWKIALFLPLITLPQVLLIGWILNVASSG from the coding sequence ATGAGTGATTGCTGCCCATCAGATAAACCTGCGGCCAAGCCTCGCCCGGATTACCTTTTCTGGTGCTCGGGTATAACAGTAGTGATCGGTTACTTACTTTTTTGGTTGATGGCGGACAGAGTGGATATGCCTGAGTGGCTTAGCATTATGAGCGAGGGGATTTTCGAGCTGGTGAATAAAATGTGGTTGGGTCTGGTGGCCGCTGTTGTATTTGTCGGCCTGCTCGAACGTATCCCAAGAGAACTTGTGATGTCAGCTCTAGGTGAGGGTGGCAGCACCAAAGGTATTTTCCGCGCCACCTTAGCTGGCGTTGTTCTTGATCTGTGTAGCCACGGCATACTGATGGTCGGTGCCAAGCTCTACGAGCGCGGCGCCAGTATCGGCCAGCTGATGGCCTTCCTCATCGCCAGCCCTTGGAACTCGCTGTCCCTCACAATCATTATGGTCAGCTTGATCGGCTGGCAGTGGACGCTGATGTTTATTGCCCTATCGATGTTGATCGGCATGGCAACGGGAATCCTCTTTGATGGGTTGGTCGCCGGAGGGAAACTGCCGCCAAACCCCCATAAGCTTGAAACCTGCGCCTCAGACCAGCAGTCACTCTGCTCCGGCATTATTGGATTAATAAAAACTGCAGAATACTCGCCCCGCGCATTAGGCAGTCTGTTAATAGACGGTATCCGCGACTCGCGCATGGTGTTCCGCTGGTTGCTGTTCGGCATTGTTCTCGCGGTACTGATCCGCGCCACTGTGCCCTTGGATTTTTATCAGAATTATTTTGGCCCAACAGTGGCTGGACTGATGCTCACATTGCTTGCGGCCACGATTATCGAAGTCTGCTCTGAAGGCTCAACGCCGATCGCCGCTGATCTGCTGACCCGGGCCGCTGCGCCTGGCAATGGCTTTACGTTTTTAATGGCTGGAGTGGCCACGGATTACACTGAAATTATGGTGCTGAAAGATGTCACAAAATCTTGGAAAATCGCCCTTTTCCTGCCACTGATTACTCTGCCTCAAGTACTTTTAATTGGCTGGATTTTAAATGTGGCGAGTAGCGGATAA
- a CDS encoding MerR family transcriptional regulator has product MKIGELANLSGVPVKSVRYYEEEGILPAPRRLENGYRDYSKTAVAELIFLRQSRQFGFTLNECRQLLQLWRDPNRRSAEVHQLVIQRQQQVEQQITDLTSMHELLSNLLGHCAADDSPECAIIDSLSERNYE; this is encoded by the coding sequence ATGAAAATTGGAGAGCTTGCCAACCTTAGCGGCGTCCCGGTCAAATCGGTTCGCTACTACGAAGAGGAGGGGATTCTGCCAGCGCCAAGGCGATTGGAAAATGGTTATCGCGACTACTCAAAGACCGCAGTAGCCGAACTTATATTTCTCCGTCAGTCCCGCCAGTTTGGCTTTACCCTCAACGAATGCCGCCAACTACTGCAGCTCTGGCGCGACCCCAACCGCCGCAGCGCCGAAGTCCATCAACTGGTTATCCAGCGCCAGCAACAGGTAGAGCAGCAAATCACCGACCTCACCTCTATGCATGAACTACTGAGTAATCTACTCGGTCATTGCGCCGCTGATGACTCACCTGAATGCGCCATTATTGATTCCCTGTCGGAGAGAAATTATGAGTGA
- a CDS encoding porin produces the protein MKKVLLFAAVASTLSMASYGFADGPIDSTIYGKVNVSVVNADNGSADQWKLNSNASRLGVKGKTEIADGLYAVYKAEFEIAIDDGDTKGQTFNQRNIMAGIRGGFGTVWAGKHDTPTKLAQNKIDLFNDLEGDIKNTFEGENRVSNIVAYTSPNINGFATTVAMIPGEGEDVDGDGNDDTGLTDGISYSVSYTKDNLFLAVAGDQDVDSQDLMRIVAQYKIDALKLGVMYQQNEDNLGTKDESGFFVSAAYKLDSKTTLKAQYGSIEDDADGDKEDSLSLGADYKLAKGTKLYVFYTDNTDSSVGEADTDATAYGLGMEHKF, from the coding sequence ATGAAAAAGGTACTTCTTTTTGCCGCAGTGGCCTCCACCTTAAGCATGGCCTCCTATGGCTTCGCGGACGGCCCGATCGACAGCACTATTTACGGTAAAGTTAATGTCTCGGTAGTCAATGCCGACAATGGCTCGGCTGACCAATGGAAACTCAACAGCAATGCATCGCGTCTTGGTGTTAAAGGTAAGACTGAAATCGCTGACGGACTTTACGCTGTCTATAAAGCAGAATTCGAGATTGCCATTGATGACGGCGATACAAAAGGCCAGACCTTCAACCAGCGCAATATTATGGCTGGTATTAGAGGCGGCTTTGGCACTGTATGGGCCGGCAAGCACGACACCCCAACCAAACTGGCACAGAACAAAATTGATCTATTCAATGACCTTGAGGGTGACATTAAAAATACCTTTGAAGGCGAGAACCGCGTCTCCAATATAGTTGCCTACACCTCTCCCAACATCAATGGCTTCGCCACTACTGTTGCCATGATACCTGGCGAAGGCGAGGATGTTGACGGCGATGGCAATGACGACACCGGCCTGACTGACGGCATCTCTTACTCGGTCAGCTACACCAAAGACAATCTCTTTTTAGCAGTTGCCGGCGACCAAGATGTGGATAGCCAAGACCTGATGCGCATTGTTGCTCAGTATAAAATTGACGCACTGAAGCTTGGCGTTATGTACCAGCAGAACGAAGATAACCTGGGCACCAAGGACGAGTCTGGATTCTTTGTCAGCGCCGCCTATAAGCTCGACAGCAAAACCACGCTTAAGGCTCAGTATGGCTCAATCGAAGATGATGCCGATGGCGATAAAGAAGACTCACTGTCGCTGGGTGCTGATTACAAGTTAGCCAAAGGCACTAAGCTCTATGTGTTTTACACAGACAACACAGACTCTTCCGTTGGCGAAGCTGATACAGACGCCACTGCCTATGGCCTAGGTATGGAACATAAGTTCTAA
- a CDS encoding substrate-binding domain-containing protein gives MNQRSNLLALLLVAASVTAASSAIARDSIEVVGSSTVYPFSTVVAERYGRASGKPTPKIESTGSGGGMKLFCSGVGTNYPDITNSSRRIKASEFKKCQANGVNDVIEVHIGYDGIVIANSVKVAPMELTRKDIFLALAAKVPGAVAGELVENPYKTWSDVNPALPNTAIEVMGPPPTSGTRDAFAELGLEGGCKKIDWIAALKKTDKRAYKEICHTIREDGAYIEAGENDNLIVQKLEANPAALGVFGFSFLDQNADKVQGSSIESVEPTFESIADKSYPISRPLYFYVKKAHVGVVPGIQGYLNEFTSEKAWGEEGYLAEKGMIPLPIKERRAMAENTRSLVPMTGKEGLK, from the coding sequence ATGAACCAGCGTAGCAATCTTTTAGCCCTATTATTGGTAGCAGCATCAGTGACGGCAGCATCCTCTGCTATAGCCCGCGACAGTATTGAAGTGGTGGGCTCTTCAACTGTTTATCCTTTTTCTACCGTAGTCGCTGAGCGCTACGGCCGAGCCAGCGGCAAGCCGACACCCAAGATTGAATCCACCGGTTCTGGCGGTGGTATGAAACTGTTTTGTTCCGGTGTTGGTACCAACTACCCTGATATAACAAACTCTTCGCGCCGTATAAAAGCTTCTGAGTTTAAAAAATGTCAGGCCAATGGTGTAAATGACGTGATCGAAGTTCACATAGGCTATGACGGCATTGTTATTGCCAACTCAGTAAAAGTTGCGCCTATGGAGCTGACCCGCAAGGATATCTTCTTAGCGCTGGCGGCCAAGGTGCCGGGCGCTGTTGCTGGAGAGTTGGTCGAGAATCCCTACAAAACCTGGAGCGATGTTAATCCGGCACTGCCGAACACCGCTATCGAAGTAATGGGCCCACCGCCAACTTCTGGTACTCGCGATGCCTTTGCCGAGCTGGGTCTGGAAGGCGGCTGTAAGAAAATCGATTGGATTGCAGCGCTGAAGAAAACTGATAAACGCGCCTATAAAGAAATTTGTCATACGATTCGCGAAGACGGTGCCTATATTGAAGCCGGCGAAAATGACAATCTGATCGTGCAAAAGCTTGAAGCTAACCCAGCTGCATTAGGTGTGTTCGGATTTAGCTTCCTCGACCAAAACGCTGACAAGGTGCAGGGATCCTCGATCGAGTCTGTAGAGCCAACCTTTGAGTCTATTGCCGATAAGTCTTATCCGATTTCCCGTCCACTGTACTTCTACGTTAAGAAGGCCCACGTCGGTGTTGTACCTGGTATACAAGGTTATCTGAATGAGTTCACCAGCGAAAAAGCGTGGGGTGAAGAAGGGTATCTTGCGGAGAAAGGCATGATTCCACTGCCTATCAAAGAGCGTAGAGCCATGGCTGAAAATACTCGCAGTTTGGTGCCTATGACAGGCAAAGAAGGATTGAAATAA
- the pstC gene encoding phosphate ABC transporter permease subunit PstC — translation MQATNILILILGLGFFAFYLGRGRSLALAKPLGGIRHIHSLPSYYGAHVALWCALPSLLLLGLWMIFDDPLINSIVLKSLATGGMAIDASSESLLLNKITNLADGVLPRKGEEPALVVAADLMLRLQEISRWSLTALMMTLTLMGFGWSWSRISSTFRARPQVEKVMEKLLLSCACVAIFTTLGIVLSVLFESIQFFRSVPIDDFVFGLDWSPQTAIREDQVGSSGSFGAVPLFVGTLLISAVAMCIAVPVGLMSAIYLAEYASKSVRSFAKPALEVLAGIPTVVYGFFAALTVAPFLRDLGASFGLSVSSESALAAGGVMGVMIIPFISSLADDVITAVPQSMRDGSLAMGATKSETVRNVIIPAALPGIVGGIMLAVSRAIGETMIVVMAAGMAAKLTANPLESVTTVTVQIVTLLTGDQEFDSPKTLAAFALGLMLFVVTLMLNIFALQIVKKYREQYD, via the coding sequence ATGCAAGCGACAAATATTCTTATACTGATACTCGGTTTGGGCTTTTTCGCCTTTTACCTGGGTCGCGGCCGTTCACTGGCCCTAGCCAAACCTCTGGGCGGAATCCGCCATATTCACTCCTTGCCGTCTTACTACGGTGCTCATGTCGCCCTCTGGTGTGCACTGCCGTCGCTGCTGTTGTTGGGCCTGTGGATGATCTTTGATGATCCGCTGATTAATAGTATTGTGCTCAAGTCCCTAGCGACCGGTGGCATGGCAATAGATGCCTCCAGCGAAAGTTTACTGTTAAATAAAATTACTAATCTTGCTGACGGCGTATTGCCGCGCAAAGGTGAAGAGCCGGCACTGGTTGTGGCTGCGGATCTTATGCTGAGACTGCAGGAGATTTCGCGCTGGTCCCTGACCGCGCTGATGATGACCCTGACACTGATGGGTTTTGGTTGGAGCTGGTCGCGGATATCCTCTACATTTCGCGCCCGTCCCCAGGTTGAAAAGGTGATGGAGAAGCTGCTTCTCAGCTGTGCCTGCGTAGCGATTTTCACTACCCTAGGAATTGTTCTTTCAGTCCTTTTCGAATCCATACAGTTTTTTAGATCAGTGCCCATAGATGATTTTGTCTTCGGCCTTGATTGGAGTCCGCAAACCGCAATTCGCGAAGACCAAGTAGGCTCCTCAGGCAGCTTTGGTGCCGTACCACTCTTTGTCGGTACCCTATTGATCTCGGCCGTGGCCATGTGTATCGCCGTACCAGTTGGTCTGATGTCGGCAATCTATCTTGCGGAATACGCTAGCAAATCCGTGCGCAGTTTTGCCAAGCCGGCACTGGAAGTATTGGCCGGTATCCCAACCGTGGTTTACGGCTTTTTTGCCGCCCTCACCGTGGCGCCGTTCTTGCGCGATTTGGGTGCTAGTTTTGGCCTTAGCGTCTCTTCCGAAAGTGCCTTAGCCGCAGGCGGTGTGATGGGAGTGATGATTATTCCCTTTATCTCATCCCTGGCTGACGATGTGATCACCGCTGTGCCTCAGTCCATGCGTGATGGCTCACTGGCCATGGGTGCAACCAAATCTGAAACCGTGCGCAACGTGATTATTCCCGCCGCACTGCCAGGTATTGTCGGCGGTATTATGCTCGCCGTATCCCGCGCTATCGGTGAAACCATGATCGTGGTCATGGCTGCCGGTATGGCTGCCAAGCTGACCGCCAACCCGCTTGAATCAGTGACCACGGTTACGGTGCAGATCGTGACGTTGCTAACCGGCGATCAGGAATTTGATAGTCCGAAAACATTGGCCGCTTTTGCCCTGGGCTTGATGCTGTTTGTGGTCACCTTGATGCTGAATATTTTTGCCCTACAGATTGTTAAGAAATACCGAGAGCAATATGACTAA
- the pstA gene encoding phosphate ABC transporter permease PstA: MTKPVNNLQKIRKSLGRRNRSERLFRWYGRLAIFIGLAAVTVLFTDIVSKGHGAFRIAYLQLDVEYNQDLIGVDNLTDPEQLILGNWQAVPKQALRQQFPDVSGRGDKRKLYGLVSNGAGFDLKDRLLANPLLLGTQEKVWILADDDIDTYYKSWLDGEPYAARLSDKQVKWIDELHDQGKIRLQFNSNLFTRGDSREPEQAGIRGAVMGSLFTLLLTLMLSFPIGVAAAIYLEEFAPKNGWTDFIEVNINNLAAVPSIIFGLLGLAIFINFFHVPRSVPIVGGLVLTLMTLPTIIITSRAAIKSVPPSIREAALGMGASKYQMVLHHVLPLALPGMLTGAIIGMAQALGESAPLLMIGMVAFIVDIPGGFSDPATVLPVQIFLWADSPERAFIEKTSAAIMVLLSFLIVMNTSAVWLRKRLERRW, translated from the coding sequence ATGACTAAGCCAGTAAATAATTTGCAAAAAATCAGAAAGTCCCTCGGCCGACGCAACCGTTCGGAACGGCTCTTCCGTTGGTATGGCCGTCTCGCCATCTTTATTGGTCTGGCCGCAGTCACTGTATTATTCACCGACATTGTCAGCAAAGGTCACGGCGCTTTCCGCATTGCTTATCTGCAACTGGACGTTGAATACAACCAGGATCTGATTGGTGTGGATAACCTTACTGACCCAGAGCAGCTTATTTTGGGTAACTGGCAGGCTGTTCCCAAACAGGCGTTGCGTCAGCAGTTTCCGGATGTGTCTGGGCGCGGTGATAAACGCAAACTCTATGGTCTAGTGAGTAACGGTGCCGGCTTTGATCTCAAGGATCGGTTGCTTGCCAATCCGTTGTTATTAGGTACCCAGGAAAAGGTCTGGATACTGGCCGACGACGACATAGACACCTATTACAAGTCTTGGCTCGATGGTGAACCTTACGCTGCACGGCTATCTGACAAGCAGGTGAAGTGGATCGATGAGCTCCATGATCAGGGTAAGATTCGACTGCAATTTAACAGCAACCTATTTACCCGCGGTGACTCGCGAGAGCCCGAACAGGCAGGTATTCGCGGTGCTGTAATGGGTTCTCTGTTCACTTTGCTGTTGACTCTGATGCTGTCTTTCCCCATTGGCGTAGCTGCGGCAATCTACCTTGAAGAGTTCGCCCCGAAAAATGGCTGGACGGATTTTATTGAGGTGAATATTAATAACCTCGCCGCGGTGCCATCGATTATCTTTGGTCTGCTGGGTTTGGCGATCTTTATTAACTTTTTCCATGTCCCGCGATCTGTACCTATAGTGGGTGGCCTGGTACTGACATTGATGACACTGCCGACCATTATTATCACCAGTCGTGCGGCAATTAAGTCGGTGCCGCCGTCGATTCGGGAAGCGGCGCTGGGCATGGGTGCCTCGAAATATCAGATGGTCCTGCACCATGTGCTGCCGCTGGCCTTACCCGGCATGCTTACCGGCGCGATTATAGGTATGGCTCAGGCTCTAGGTGAGTCGGCGCCGTTGCTAATGATTGGTATGGTCGCCTTTATTGTTGATATCCCAGGTGGCTTCAGTGATCCGGCAACAGTTCTGCCAGTGCAGATTTTTCTCTGGGCCGACAGTCCAGAGCGCGCCTTTATCGAAAAAACCTCCGCCGCCATTATGGTGCTGCTGAGCTTTTTAATTGTTATGAATACATCCGCCGTGTGGTTGCGCAAGCGCCTCGAACGTCGCTGGTAG
- the pstB gene encoding phosphate ABC transporter ATP-binding protein PstB: protein MNAINPVMGAKAEVKQNLEVADNQVTVGSCFTEAPKMTMRNVNVFYDDKQAIHNVSVDIAKNEVIAMIGPSGCGKSTFLRSLNRMNDTVESCRVEGEICMDGENLYAPKLDVVELRARVGMVFQKPNPFPKSIYDNVAYGPKIHGLADTRVDLDEIVENSLRKASLWEEVKERLHQSGTGLSGGQQQRLCIARAIAVSPEVILMDEPCSALDPIATAKIEELIEELSQNFTIAIVTHSMQQAARVSHRTAYFHLGRLIEVNPTEQVFTMPEHELTEAYITGRFG, encoded by the coding sequence ATGAATGCAATTAACCCTGTGATGGGCGCCAAGGCTGAAGTAAAACAAAATCTCGAAGTGGCCGATAATCAGGTCACTGTGGGCAGCTGTTTTACTGAAGCGCCGAAGATGACCATGCGCAATGTCAACGTTTTCTACGATGACAAACAGGCGATTCACAACGTTAGTGTGGATATAGCCAAGAACGAAGTGATTGCTATGATCGGCCCATCGGGCTGCGGCAAGTCGACCTTCCTGCGCTCGCTAAATCGTATGAACGACACGGTTGAAAGCTGCCGCGTCGAAGGAGAGATTTGCATGGACGGTGAAAACCTCTATGCCCCTAAGCTGGATGTGGTTGAGTTGCGCGCCCGAGTTGGAATGGTTTTTCAAAAGCCCAATCCCTTCCCCAAGTCGATCTATGACAATGTCGCCTACGGCCCAAAGATTCACGGCTTGGCCGATACTAGAGTGGACCTCGACGAGATCGTGGAAAACAGTCTGCGCAAGGCAAGCCTCTGGGAAGAAGTGAAAGAGCGTCTACATCAGTCGGGCACCGGTTTATCCGGCGGTCAGCAGCAGCGACTCTGTATTGCTAGAGCCATTGCCGTGAGCCCCGAAGTAATTCTGATGGATGAGCCCTGCTCAGCATTGGATCCCATTGCCACGGCAAAAATTGAAGAGCTGATCGAAGAGCTGAGCCAGAACTTTACCATTGCTATAGTGACTCACTCGATGCAGCAGGCTGCTCGTGTTTCCCATCGCACCGCCTATTTTCACCTTGGCCGGCTGATCGAAGTGAATCCCACTGAGCAGGTATTTACCATGCCCGAGCACGAGCTCACCGAAGCCTATATCACCGGTCGCTTTGGCTGA
- the phoU gene encoding phosphate signaling complex protein PhoU produces MDKMTFENHYMKQFDEELEEIRTRLMEMGGKVEQQLQNAIRAIGEADSKLAEEVIKEEQLVDNMEVDIDEACILIIARRQPAASDLRLVMMVTKAVNDLERIGDEAKKIANHALILADENGSSTGYTEVRHLGQSVMSMLSNALDAFARFDVDAAMLTIEEDKQIDQEYKTALRELATYMMEDPRSISRVMNILWVVRSLERIGDHAKNLCEQIVFVVKGKDIRHQK; encoded by the coding sequence ATGGACAAGATGACGTTCGAAAATCATTACATGAAGCAGTTCGATGAAGAACTTGAAGAGATTCGTACACGCCTGATGGAAATGGGCGGCAAGGTTGAGCAGCAGCTGCAAAATGCGATTCGCGCCATTGGCGAAGCCGACAGCAAGCTCGCCGAAGAGGTGATCAAAGAAGAGCAGCTAGTCGATAATATGGAAGTCGATATAGACGAAGCCTGCATTTTAATTATCGCCCGTCGTCAGCCCGCGGCCAGTGACTTGCGTCTAGTGATGATGGTGACCAAAGCGGTCAATGATCTCGAGCGTATCGGTGACGAAGCAAAAAAGATTGCCAACCACGCGCTTATTCTTGCGGATGAGAATGGTTCATCAACGGGTTACACCGAAGTCCGTCATCTGGGCCAATCGGTTATGAGCATGCTTAGCAACGCTCTCGACGCCTTCGCTCGCTTTGATGTGGATGCGGCCATGCTCACCATTGAAGAAGATAAGCAGATCGATCAAGAGTACAAGACTGCTCTGCGCGAACTGGCGACTTATATGATGGAAGATCCACGCAGTATTAGTCGAGTGATGAATATTCTCTGGGTGGTTCGCTCTCTCGAGCGGATTGGCGATCACGCCAAAAATCTCTGCGAGCAAATTGTCTTTGTTGTAAAAGGCAAAGATATCCGTCACCAGAAGTAG
- a CDS encoding serine/threonine protein kinase, with product MSINKLILSSAVAFALTGCGGGDINIAPANSTSIGDTVTNVTNEGNTNTDVSCASYTLAGTVSQGSFDGTNCIYSKGFVDIDNPLTFDLAVPNIGTGVHVFEGSLVVGQNYSSDADLATAGLSEGGDGPVLTIAAGTTLAFRSADDFMVVNRGSQMRANGTATAPITLTSQTDAVFGTVGAEDVGEWGGLVINGFGVTNKCAYTGTYPAVATSDCHVASEGKADVGESHYGGDNNADNSGVLKYLIVKHTGAEVAPGNELNGIAFNAVGNGTLIENLEVYSVYDDGIEFFGGAVDITNYVAMYVRDDAIDIDEGYRGTITNALVIQSATDGNRCVESDGIGSYSSKDQATIDDFIARGLNSQATIKNLTCIISANQTGTHEEGQGLRIREAHFPTIQNAIVTASYGADELLGDTDHNWCFRLDNEGQQAAQDGDLVVASSILACQDLTKGNSLPNGTSTADWLTASGNLLYQTAESGDDPTATSNADLVILNGFYSVPVADMVVGTETIPTPVDSSIIGAVSADNDWTAGWTYGLHEGNRAQPLWFE from the coding sequence ATGTCTATAAACAAACTAATTCTTTCCAGTGCGGTTGCATTCGCTCTCACTGGTTGTGGCGGTGGTGATATTAATATCGCCCCGGCTAACTCTACATCCATTGGCGACACAGTCACCAATGTTACCAACGAAGGCAACACCAACACAGATGTTAGCTGTGCGTCATACACTCTGGCCGGCACCGTCTCTCAGGGATCATTCGACGGCACCAACTGCATCTACTCAAAGGGTTTTGTGGATATTGATAATCCACTGACTTTTGACTTAGCCGTACCTAACATTGGCACAGGCGTACACGTATTTGAAGGTAGTCTGGTTGTAGGGCAAAACTACTCATCAGATGCTGATCTTGCAACTGCTGGACTGTCTGAAGGTGGCGATGGCCCAGTCTTAACTATTGCCGCTGGCACAACCTTAGCCTTCCGCAGTGCTGACGACTTTATGGTGGTCAATCGCGGCTCACAGATGCGCGCTAACGGAACTGCCACAGCCCCAATTACCCTTACCTCGCAGACTGATGCAGTGTTCGGTACTGTAGGCGCGGAAGATGTTGGCGAGTGGGGCGGTCTGGTCATCAACGGCTTCGGTGTGACCAATAAATGTGCTTACACTGGTACTTATCCAGCTGTTGCCACAAGCGACTGTCATGTTGCATCTGAAGGTAAAGCAGACGTCGGCGAGAGCCACTATGGCGGCGACAACAATGCCGATAACTCTGGTGTCTTAAAGTATCTGATCGTCAAGCACACCGGTGCGGAAGTGGCGCCAGGCAACGAGCTCAACGGCATTGCGTTTAATGCGGTCGGCAACGGCACGCTGATTGAAAACCTTGAGGTCTACAGTGTCTACGATGACGGCATTGAGTTCTTTGGTGGTGCGGTTGATATTACTAACTACGTTGCTATGTATGTGCGTGATGATGCAATAGATATAGACGAAGGCTATCGTGGAACCATCACCAATGCCTTGGTTATTCAGTCAGCGACCGATGGCAACCGCTGTGTTGAATCTGATGGCATCGGTAGCTACTCAAGCAAAGATCAAGCAACTATCGATGACTTTATCGCTCGTGGTTTGAACTCTCAGGCAACCATCAAAAATCTCACCTGCATTATCTCTGCTAACCAAACAGGTACCCACGAAGAAGGCCAGGGCCTGCGTATTCGTGAAGCCCATTTCCCAACCATTCAAAACGCGATTGTGACTGCCTCCTACGGCGCTGACGAATTGCTCGGCGATACAGACCACAACTGGTGCTTCCGTCTCGATAATGAAGGTCAGCAAGCAGCACAGGATGGAGATCTAGTCGTAGCCTCTTCAATTCTTGCCTGTCAGGATCTGACCAAAGGCAACAGCCTGCCTAATGGCACTTCGACGGCTGACTGGTTAACCGCCTCTGGCAACCTGCTCTACCAAACAGCTGAATCTGGCGACGATCCAACTGCCACTAGCAATGCTGATCTGGTTATTCTCAATGGCTTCTACTCAGTTCCTGTAGCCGACATGGTTGTGGGTACAGAGACCATTCCGACACCTGTTGATTCATCCATTATCGGCGCAGTTTCAGCTGACAACGATTGGACTGCTGGTTGGACTTATGGATTGCATGAAGGAAACCGCGCTCAGCCACTCTGGTTTGAGTGA